A window of Chitinophaga sp. MM2321 contains these coding sequences:
- a CDS encoding glycogen synthase, whose protein sequence is MEILHISAECYPVAKVGGLGDVVGALPKYQHQLGSIAKVVVPAYRTKYYDTHEFDVVHQAGMWLGHDWYHFNVLKERSNELGFDLYLVDIPGLLDTPGVYGYPNDTERFLAFQIAVLDWVNEWQHQPDVIHCHDHHTGLIPFLMSYGYKYPRLKEVPSVLTIHNAQYQGQFGWDKLYLIPSFDLWKSGLLDWRGAINPLAAAIKCAWRVTTVSPGYLEELYSAANGLESLISQERQKTVGILNGIDTLVWDPATDPMLTLNYNEDTLEKGKEENKQALCERFGLDTALPLISFIGRLVGEKGADLLPEIIDRSLHELPGEVNFLVLGSGDPHVEWSLQQTREEVSYGFNVHIGYNEALSHQIYAGSDFLLMPSRVEPCGLNQLYALRYGTIPMVRSTGGLKDTVIDFGDKDGVGIRFNQAGVWDACYSVKRAIELYNDAKHLREIRLRGMHIDHSWSSSAQHYLDVYSSLK, encoded by the coding sequence ATGGAGATATTACACATCAGCGCGGAATGTTATCCGGTAGCAAAAGTAGGTGGACTAGGAGATGTTGTCGGAGCATTGCCCAAATACCAGCATCAGCTGGGTAGTATCGCCAAAGTGGTGGTTCCTGCTTACAGAACAAAATATTATGATACCCATGAATTTGATGTAGTACATCAGGCTGGCATGTGGCTGGGACATGATTGGTATCATTTCAATGTGTTGAAGGAGCGCAGTAATGAACTGGGCTTCGACCTGTACCTGGTAGATATTCCCGGTTTGCTGGATACGCCCGGCGTATATGGCTACCCCAATGATACAGAACGTTTCCTTGCTTTTCAGATTGCTGTACTGGACTGGGTCAACGAATGGCAGCACCAGCCTGATGTGATCCATTGTCATGACCATCATACGGGCCTGATTCCGTTCCTGATGAGTTACGGCTATAAATATCCCCGGCTGAAAGAAGTACCTTCGGTACTCACTATTCATAATGCACAATACCAGGGCCAGTTTGGCTGGGATAAACTATACCTGATCCCGTCTTTCGACCTGTGGAAATCCGGTTTGCTGGACTGGCGCGGGGCTATTAACCCGCTGGCTGCGGCTATCAAATGCGCCTGGCGTGTCACAACTGTTTCTCCGGGTTATCTCGAAGAATTGTACAGCGCGGCAAATGGCCTGGAAAGTCTGATCAGCCAGGAGCGCCAGAAGACGGTAGGCATTCTCAACGGGATAGACACGCTCGTATGGGATCCGGCCACCGACCCTATGCTCACCCTTAATTATAATGAAGACACGCTGGAAAAAGGTAAAGAGGAAAACAAACAGGCGCTCTGCGAGCGTTTCGGCCTGGATACCGCTTTACCCCTGATCTCCTTTATAGGCAGGCTGGTAGGTGAGAAGGGCGCAGACCTTTTGCCGGAAATCATTGACCGTTCCCTGCATGAACTTCCCGGCGAAGTTAATTTCCTGGTACTGGGAAGCGGCGATCCGCATGTGGAGTGGTCTTTACAGCAAACAAGGGAAGAAGTAAGTTATGGATTCAACGTGCACATCGGATATAACGAAGCATTATCCCATCAGATCTATGCCGGCAGCGACTTTCTGCTCATGCCCTCCCGTGTGGAGCCATGTGGGCTGAACCAGTTGTATGCCCTGCGTTATGGTACCATCCCCATGGTACGCAGTACCGGCGGATTAAAAGATACCGTCATCGATTTTGGTGATAAAGACGGTGTTGGCATCCGCTTTAACCAGGCGGGTGTATGGGATGCCTGTTATTCTGTAAAAAGAGCCATTGAATTATACAACGATGCGAAGCATCTCCGGGAAATACGTTTGAGAGGGATGCATATTGATCACTCCTGGAGTAGCTCGGCACAGCATTATCTGGACGTATATAGCAGTTTGAAATAG
- a CDS encoding DUF72 domain-containing protein: MDFGRVTPAELEEIDFKLPPEPLFNKKVLKGKPVKKPVAYLGCAKWGRKEWIGKIYPKGIKEADFLAEYVHHFNSIELNATHYRIYGPDTISKWDSHASGMDFKFCPKVPQSISHFSNLISAGPQTTAFLDGVLAFGDHLGPIFLQLSDRYGPAKRENLYAYLASLPVDLQFFLEVRHPQWYEDEAIRLELFEKLRSLGIGAIITDTAGRRDCAHMHLTISKIFIRFVGNSLHPSDYTRIDDWANRIRYWLDNGLKEVYFFMHMHDEALSPDLAAYLIDKLDAVCGLQVKKPQFVKDS; this comes from the coding sequence ATGGATTTTGGCCGCGTAACTCCCGCAGAACTGGAGGAGATAGATTTTAAGCTACCTCCTGAACCTTTGTTTAACAAGAAAGTATTGAAAGGGAAACCGGTAAAAAAACCGGTAGCCTACCTGGGCTGCGCCAAATGGGGCCGCAAGGAATGGATTGGCAAGATCTATCCCAAAGGCATTAAGGAAGCGGATTTCCTGGCGGAATATGTGCATCATTTTAATAGTATAGAGCTGAATGCTACCCATTACCGGATCTACGGACCGGATACTATTTCAAAATGGGATAGCCACGCCAGCGGGATGGATTTTAAATTTTGTCCCAAAGTACCACAGTCTATCAGTCATTTCAGTAACCTGATCAGTGCGGGTCCGCAAACGACTGCTTTCCTGGATGGTGTGCTGGCATTCGGGGACCACCTCGGTCCTATCTTCTTACAACTGAGTGATAGATATGGGCCGGCAAAAAGGGAAAACCTGTATGCATACCTGGCGTCGCTGCCGGTTGATTTGCAGTTTTTCCTCGAAGTACGCCATCCGCAATGGTATGAAGACGAGGCTATACGGCTGGAACTTTTTGAAAAACTGCGCAGCCTGGGTATAGGCGCCATTATTACCGATACCGCCGGCAGAAGGGATTGCGCGCATATGCACCTCACCATCTCTAAAATATTCATCCGTTTTGTAGGAAACAGTTTACACCCGTCTGACTATACCCGTATCGATGACTGGGCCAACCGCATCCGGTATTGGCTGGATAACGGGTTAAAAGAGGTGTATTTTTTTATGCATATGCACGACGAAGCCTTGTCGCCCGACCTGGCAGCCTACCTCATAGACAAGCTGGACGCGGTTTGTGGGCTACAGGTAAAAAAGCCTCAATTTGTAAAGGATTCGTGA
- a CDS encoding FAD-linked oxidase C-terminal domain-containing protein: protein MRDKLEQLAKELEGTLYTDDTMRTLYATDASAYREMPLAVAIPEHIADLKTLIRFARANKTSLIPRTAGTSLAGQVVGNGIITDVSRTFTKILELNTEENWVRVQPGVIRDELNLFLKPYGFYFGPETSTANRAMIGGMVGNNSCGSNSVVYGSTREHLMEVKAILSNGEEVTFNTLDAEAFHRKCEGPDTLETRIYKQIRTTLSNHSNQDEIRREFPKKSIPRRNTGYAVDMLLDTAPFTAGMEDFNFCKLIAGSEGTLAFLTEIKLHISPLPPKEVGLLCIHFNSIDESLRANILAMGFKPSASELMDHFILECTKDNIEQSKNRFFVQGDPGAILVIEFCRNTREEIVEIAGRLEATLRAAGLGYHFPLLFGNDSKKIWALRKAGLGLLSNLPGDEKAVPVIEDTAVAVEDLPAFIRDFNDILHKYNLHAVHYAHAGSGEIHLRPIINLKTEEGNQLFRTIAEEIATLVKKYHGSLSGEHGDGRLRGEFIKQMIGEKNYELLRHIKYTWDPENIFNPNKIVDTPSMNSMLRYEPGQKTPEFKTIFHFPEQTILQHAEQCNGSGDCRKTQLSGGTMCPSYMATRNEKDTTRARANILREFLTHSNKENRFDHKEIYEVLDLCLACKGCKSECPSNVDMAKLKMEFLQHYYDANGVPFRSTLIGNYSKLSALAAIAPDIYNVLINNKLTGGIIRKISGFAPKRSLPGMYSTTLRRWFNNKWPQEKKAATGNKPVYLFCDEFTNYNDTTIGIKAVQLLHRLGYEVKMVEHPESARAYMSKGLLRKARGIAEKNVRIFSSVINENVPLLGVEPSSILSFRDEYPDLVSEGLRADAKALAKNVFLIDEFIAQEAEKGNITAAHFTTDKQHIKLHGHCQQKALSSALFSKQMLSLPQNYTVEVIPSGCCGMAGSFGYEKEHYDLSMQIGELVLFPAVRNAATGTIIAAPGTSCRHQVKDGTGVKALHPVEILYNSLI, encoded by the coding sequence ATGCGCGACAAGCTAGAGCAATTGGCCAAGGAACTGGAAGGCACGCTTTATACAGACGATACCATGCGGACACTTTATGCCACCGATGCGTCGGCATACCGGGAGATGCCCCTGGCAGTAGCTATTCCTGAACATATTGCTGACCTTAAAACACTGATCCGTTTTGCACGCGCCAACAAAACCTCCCTGATCCCCCGTACAGCAGGCACTTCGCTGGCCGGACAGGTAGTTGGCAACGGTATCATCACAGATGTATCCCGCACCTTTACCAAAATACTGGAATTAAATACGGAAGAAAACTGGGTACGTGTACAGCCGGGCGTGATCCGCGATGAGCTGAACCTGTTCCTGAAACCATATGGCTTTTATTTCGGCCCGGAAACATCTACCGCCAACCGCGCCATGATAGGCGGTATGGTGGGTAACAACTCCTGCGGCTCCAACAGCGTGGTATATGGCAGCACCCGCGAACACCTGATGGAAGTGAAAGCCATCCTCAGCAATGGCGAAGAAGTAACGTTCAACACACTGGATGCAGAAGCCTTTCACCGTAAATGCGAAGGACCGGATACCCTGGAAACACGCATCTACAAACAAATCCGCACCACCCTGAGCAATCATAGCAACCAGGATGAGATCCGCCGGGAATTTCCAAAAAAGAGCATTCCCCGCCGCAATACCGGCTACGCCGTAGATATGCTGCTGGATACCGCCCCCTTCACTGCCGGTATGGAAGACTTTAACTTCTGTAAGCTGATAGCAGGTTCGGAAGGAACCCTGGCATTTTTAACAGAGATCAAATTACATATCAGCCCGCTGCCACCAAAGGAAGTAGGATTGCTGTGTATCCATTTCAATAGTATCGATGAATCACTGCGGGCCAATATACTGGCCATGGGATTCAAGCCCAGCGCAAGTGAGCTGATGGACCACTTTATCCTGGAATGTACCAAGGATAATATTGAGCAAAGCAAAAACCGTTTTTTTGTACAGGGAGATCCCGGCGCCATTCTCGTGATAGAGTTTTGCCGCAATACCCGGGAAGAGATCGTGGAAATAGCCGGACGCCTGGAAGCCACGCTGCGCGCGGCAGGGCTGGGATACCATTTCCCCCTCCTCTTTGGCAACGACAGCAAAAAGATCTGGGCATTGCGCAAAGCCGGTCTGGGCCTGCTCAGCAACCTGCCCGGCGATGAAAAGGCCGTTCCCGTTATTGAAGATACCGCCGTAGCCGTGGAAGACCTCCCTGCTTTTATCCGCGACTTCAACGACATCCTGCATAAATACAACCTCCACGCCGTTCACTATGCGCACGCAGGCAGTGGTGAAATACACCTGCGCCCTATCATCAACCTGAAAACGGAAGAAGGTAACCAGCTGTTCAGAACCATTGCAGAAGAGATTGCCACACTGGTGAAAAAATACCACGGCTCCCTGAGTGGAGAACATGGTGATGGCCGCTTACGCGGCGAATTCATCAAACAGATGATCGGCGAAAAAAACTATGAACTGCTGCGGCACATCAAATATACCTGGGACCCTGAGAATATTTTCAACCCCAACAAGATCGTGGATACGCCTTCCATGAACAGCATGCTGCGGTATGAACCCGGACAAAAAACACCGGAATTCAAAACCATTTTTCATTTCCCGGAACAAACCATTCTGCAACATGCAGAACAGTGCAACGGCTCCGGCGACTGCCGTAAAACGCAGCTCAGCGGCGGTACCATGTGCCCCAGCTACATGGCTACCCGCAATGAAAAAGATACCACCCGCGCACGCGCCAACATCCTGCGCGAGTTCCTGACGCATTCCAATAAAGAGAACCGTTTCGACCATAAAGAAATTTACGAGGTGCTGGACCTCTGTCTCGCCTGCAAGGGATGTAAGTCGGAATGCCCTTCCAACGTGGATATGGCCAAACTGAAGATGGAATTCCTCCAGCATTATTATGATGCCAATGGTGTTCCCTTCCGGTCTACACTGATTGGCAACTACTCCAAACTTTCAGCCCTGGCAGCTATTGCACCCGACATTTATAATGTACTGATCAACAATAAACTCACAGGCGGTATCATCCGCAAAATATCCGGCTTTGCGCCGAAACGCTCCCTGCCCGGCATGTACAGCACTACCTTACGCAGGTGGTTCAACAACAAATGGCCGCAGGAAAAGAAAGCAGCAACCGGTAACAAACCTGTGTATCTTTTTTGTGATGAGTTTACCAACTACAACGATACCACTATCGGTATCAAAGCGGTACAACTCCTGCACAGACTGGGTTATGAGGTGAAGATGGTAGAACACCCTGAAAGCGCCCGCGCTTATATGTCCAAAGGACTATTGCGCAAAGCACGCGGCATTGCAGAAAAGAATGTTCGTATATTCAGTAGCGTTATTAATGAAAATGTTCCGTTACTGGGCGTGGAACCTTCCAGCATACTCAGTTTCCGCGATGAATACCCCGATCTTGTAAGCGAAGGGTTACGCGCAGATGCAAAGGCGCTCGCCAAAAATGTGTTCCTGATAGATGAATTTATTGCGCAGGAAGCAGAGAAAGGCAACATCACTGCCGCACATTTTACAACAGACAAACAACATATCAAACTGCACGGGCATTGCCAGCAGAAAGCATTATCATCTGCCTTATTCAGCAAACAAATGCTGTCTTTACCACAAAATTATACGGTAGAAGTAATTCCTTCCGGCTGCTGTGGAATGGCTGGTTCATTTGGATACGAGAAAGAACACTATGACCTGAGCATGCAAATCGGTGAACTGGTACTCTTCCCTGCCGTGCGCAATGCTGCCACTGGTACTATCATAGCCGCGCCCGGAACCAGCTGCCGCCACCAGGTAAAAGATGGCACCGGCGTAAAGGCACTGCATCCGGTGGAAATACTATATAATAGCCTGATCTAA